A genomic region of Synechococcus sp. NOUM97013 contains the following coding sequences:
- the gloA gene encoding lactoylglutathione lyase, translating into MRMLHTMLRVGDLDRSLAFYTDVLGMQLLRRKDYPSGRFTLAFVGYGDEKDNTVLELTHNWDTQSYELGDGYGHIALGVEDIYSTCAGIAGKGGRVVREPGPMKHGSTVIAFVEDPDGYKVELIALSSRSASV; encoded by the coding sequence ATGCGCATGCTCCACACCATGCTCCGGGTGGGTGATCTGGACCGTTCTCTGGCGTTTTACACAGACGTGCTGGGCATGCAGTTGCTACGCCGCAAGGACTACCCATCAGGTCGTTTCACCCTGGCGTTCGTTGGCTATGGGGATGAAAAGGACAACACCGTGCTTGAGCTCACCCACAACTGGGATACGCAGAGCTACGAGCTCGGCGATGGTTATGGCCATATCGCCCTTGGGGTGGAAGACATCTATTCCACCTGTGCTGGCATCGCCGGCAAGGGAGGCCGGGTGGTGAGGGAGCCCGGTCCGATGAAGCACGGCAGCACGGTGATTGCGTTCGTGGAAGACCCTGATGGATACAAGGTGGAACTAATCGCGCTGTCCTCCCGTTCGGCGTCCGTCTGA
- the eno gene encoding phosphopyruvate hydratase: MFDSLDLVIDTIVAREVLDSRGNPTVEAEVLLEGGASGRAIVPSGASTGAHEAHELRDGGDRYMGKGVTQAVNHIEERIAPALCGLSALDQAAVDAAMLELDGSDNKSNLGANAILAVSMANARAAANGLGLPLYRYLGGPMASLLPVPLMNVINGGAHAANSLDFQEFMLVPHGAPSFREALRMGTEVFHTLKKLLSDKGMSTAVGDEGGFAPDLGNVEAGEILVEAITKAGYKPGEQISLALDVASTEFFENGRYAFDGGSYDSAEMVGQLEQLVEKFPIVSIEDGLAEDDWEGWKLLTERLGSKVQLVGDDLFVTNTKRLQQGIDSATANSILIKVNQIGSLTETLQAIDLAGRSGYTSVISHRSGETEDTTIADLSVATRAGQIKTGSLSRSERVAKYNQLLRIEDELGSQAVYAGAVGQGPRGKA; encoded by the coding sequence GTGTTCGATTCCCTCGATCTCGTCATCGACACCATCGTGGCCCGTGAGGTGCTCGACTCCCGCGGCAATCCCACAGTGGAAGCTGAGGTTCTGCTCGAAGGTGGTGCCAGCGGACGCGCCATCGTCCCCAGTGGTGCCAGCACCGGAGCCCATGAGGCCCACGAGCTGCGTGACGGCGGTGATCGCTACATGGGCAAGGGTGTGACCCAGGCGGTGAATCACATCGAAGAGCGGATCGCTCCGGCCCTTTGCGGCCTCTCCGCTCTCGATCAGGCCGCGGTTGATGCCGCCATGCTCGAGCTGGATGGCAGCGACAACAAGTCCAACCTCGGAGCCAACGCCATCCTCGCGGTGAGCATGGCCAATGCCCGCGCCGCCGCTAACGGCCTTGGCCTTCCTCTTTACCGCTATCTGGGAGGACCGATGGCATCGCTGCTGCCGGTGCCGCTGATGAATGTGATCAACGGTGGCGCTCATGCCGCCAACAGCCTGGACTTCCAGGAATTCATGCTGGTGCCTCACGGCGCTCCCAGCTTCCGTGAAGCCCTGCGTATGGGCACCGAGGTGTTCCACACGTTGAAGAAGCTGCTCAGCGATAAAGGCATGAGCACCGCCGTGGGTGATGAAGGGGGATTCGCTCCTGACCTGGGCAATGTGGAAGCCGGCGAAATCCTGGTGGAAGCCATCACCAAGGCGGGTTACAAGCCTGGTGAACAGATCTCCCTGGCACTCGATGTCGCCAGCACCGAATTCTTCGAGAACGGCCGCTACGCCTTCGATGGCGGCAGCTATGACAGCGCCGAGATGGTCGGGCAGCTGGAGCAGCTGGTGGAGAAGTTCCCGATCGTGTCCATCGAAGATGGCCTCGCAGAGGACGATTGGGAAGGTTGGAAACTGCTGACCGAGCGCCTAGGCAGCAAGGTGCAACTGGTGGGTGACGACCTGTTCGTCACCAACACCAAGCGCCTGCAGCAGGGAATCGACAGCGCCACTGCCAACTCGATCCTGATCAAGGTGAACCAGATCGGTTCGCTCACTGAAACCCTGCAGGCCATCGATCTGGCTGGCCGCTCCGGCTACACCAGCGTGATCAGCCATCGCAGCGGCGAAACCGAAGACACCACCATCGCGGATCTGTCGGTCGCCACCCGTGCCGGGCAAATCAAGACCGGATCCCTGAGCCGCAGTGAGCGGGTGGCCAAATACAACCAGCTGCTGCGCATCGAGGACGAGCTGGGCAGCCAGGCGGTGTACGCCGGTGCTGTCGGCCAGGGCCCCCGCGGCAAGGCCTGA
- a CDS encoding AarF/ABC1/UbiB kinase family protein, giving the protein MNRWRARALPWRRGLRALRIWRSVLVLVVLLWWDSRSWSYPGGMTPERRQTRQQQRARWLTAELLHLGSAFIKLGQLLSARPDVLPAGWVAELADLQDNVPSFPFDQAQALLEEELGARCAEIIDLDEQPLGAASLAQVHRASLRSGRQVVLKIQRPGLEVLFRLDLEVMQQVAAVLQRHPQWGRGRDWVAIAQECRRVLLRELDFRLEAQHAARFRQQFLDESRIRVPGVIWELSTRRVLCLDYLPGIKINDRPALLEAGIDPSEVAEIGAASYLQQLVRYGFFHADPHPGNLAVASDGALIYYDFGMMGQLSERLRRRLGSMVSAAAARDAALLVEEMQAAGVIAADVDPGPVRRLVRLMLKDALTPPFSASVIDKLSTDLYELVYGQPFRLPVELIFVMRALSTFEGVGRSLDPGFTLVGIAKPYLLPLMTSSGSGSSDLFNELGRQVGALSSRAVGIPRRLDESLERLEQGDLQLQIRMGESDRQFRRMVTAQHSIGQSVLLGGLAVAAALMGASARPLWALLPLGAAVPVGMGWLKLQVKLRKDARLESLSSQQR; this is encoded by the coding sequence TTGAACCGTTGGCGGGCTCGCGCTCTCCCCTGGCGCAGGGGCCTGAGGGCGTTGCGGATCTGGCGGTCGGTCCTGGTCCTGGTGGTGCTGTTGTGGTGGGACAGTCGCAGCTGGAGCTATCCCGGTGGCATGACGCCGGAGCGGCGTCAGACCCGTCAGCAGCAGAGGGCCCGCTGGTTGACGGCGGAGCTGCTGCATCTGGGTTCTGCCTTCATCAAGCTTGGGCAGCTGCTGTCGGCTCGGCCCGATGTCCTGCCAGCTGGCTGGGTCGCTGAACTGGCCGACCTGCAGGACAACGTTCCCTCCTTCCCCTTCGATCAGGCGCAGGCCTTGCTGGAGGAAGAGCTTGGTGCCCGCTGCGCCGAGATTATCGATTTGGATGAGCAGCCACTCGGGGCGGCTTCCCTCGCGCAGGTGCATCGCGCCAGCCTGCGCAGCGGACGCCAGGTGGTGCTCAAAATTCAGCGCCCTGGGCTTGAGGTGCTGTTCCGCCTTGATCTTGAGGTGATGCAACAGGTGGCGGCAGTGCTGCAACGCCATCCCCAGTGGGGGCGAGGACGTGACTGGGTGGCCATTGCCCAGGAATGTCGGCGGGTACTGCTGCGTGAGCTTGATTTCCGTCTTGAAGCGCAGCATGCCGCCCGCTTCCGTCAGCAGTTTCTGGATGAGTCCCGTATCCGGGTTCCTGGAGTGATCTGGGAGCTCAGCACCCGTCGGGTGTTGTGTCTCGACTATTTGCCTGGTATCAAGATCAACGATCGTCCGGCTTTGTTGGAGGCGGGAATTGATCCGTCTGAAGTGGCTGAGATCGGAGCGGCCAGTTATCTGCAGCAATTGGTTCGCTACGGCTTTTTCCACGCTGACCCGCATCCCGGCAATCTCGCTGTGGCCAGCGATGGTGCCCTGATCTATTACGACTTCGGGATGATGGGGCAGTTGTCTGAGCGCCTGCGTCGCCGGCTCGGCTCCATGGTGAGTGCAGCGGCGGCGCGTGATGCTGCCCTGCTGGTGGAGGAGATGCAGGCTGCCGGCGTGATTGCTGCGGATGTTGACCCCGGTCCGGTGCGTCGGCTGGTGCGCTTGATGCTCAAAGACGCGCTGACGCCTCCCTTCAGTGCCTCGGTCATCGACAAGTTGTCCACCGATTTGTACGAGCTCGTTTACGGCCAGCCTTTCCGGCTGCCCGTGGAGCTGATTTTTGTGATGCGGGCCCTGTCCACTTTTGAAGGCGTCGGTCGCAGCCTGGATCCTGGATTTACCCTGGTGGGTATCGCCAAGCCCTATCTGCTGCCTCTGATGACATCCAGTGGATCCGGCTCCAGTGATCTGTTCAATGAACTCGGCCGTCAGGTCGGTGCCTTGAGTTCCCGGGCGGTTGGGATTCCGCGCCGTTTGGATGAAAGTCTTGAACGGCTTGAGCAAGGCGATCTGCAACTGCAGATCCGGATGGGCGAATCCGACCGCCAGTTCCGGCGGATGGTCACGGCGCAGCACTCCATTGGTCAGTCCGTGTTGCTCGGTGGCCTGGCTGTGGCGGCGGCCTTGATGGGAGCCAGTGCCCGCCCTCTCTGGGCGTTGCTGCCCCTGGGAGCTGCGGTGCCGGTGGGCATGGGATGGCTCAAGCTTCAGGTCAAGTTGCGTAAGGACGCTCGCCTGGAATCGCTGTCATCTCAGCAACGTTGA